GTAATTTGGCTTGAAGTACCGAAGTAAGCAAAGGGTTGAGGGTTACAAATAGTCCTTAGAAATACTGTTGGGATTATAATTCATCCATCACAACTGGCCACATCAGCGAAGTCTGGTGGGACTGTTAAGTTTTAGAAAGATGGATGCCTGGATAAAGAATAAATTCTAGGTACCGTTTTCATCAAACCCCATTTTTTCTCCTAATGAAGTGAAAAATATTTCTGGGTGATTTGAATGTTCAGTTCAGCTGTACGGTATGGAATCTGAACTCTTTTAACATTTGAGTGGTCCCGAGCCCCTAGAGAGATGCTTTTGTTGGGGGTCAACTGGCTGCATTCCATCCCCCCAGTTTCTACCACAACTTGTTCAGTTCAGCCATTGGCACTTTCTGGCTGCTTGTTGCGTGGAACAAGGAAGACACCGCCATCAATAGTGAGCTGCAGCACATATTCATCGGGGGAATAGGCATTGCCAGCTTCATCCCTCAACATGCAAAAGACTTGGTGGTAGAGGGCTCCCAGCTTCTGCTTGGTCAGTGTCAGACTCCTGTTAAACTCTCCGCGGTCCTGTAACAAGCGCTGCCGCTCACGACTTAGTTCATCCAGCTCCTGCTCCAGGTGCACCAATGTCTCCAGTTTGCGCTTGCGACAATTTTGAGCTGCCACTTTATTCTTGCCGCGGCGGCGGATGTCCCGAATTAGTGCGAGCTGAGGCTCACTCAGCGGGAAACGTGACAGCAGCTCATTGAAGTCATCCACCGGCAGGTTGATGATCTTTTCCACAGGGAAGGGGATTTTCATGGCGTGAGCCCGACGTTCATCCCTGTTGCCAACTAATTCTCCCCGTGGGCTCTGCCCTTTTTCCAATGAATGCTCTGGGTGATGCTCAGGGAAGGGCATCTCTGGGACAGGAGCCAATGGAGGGTATGCTGGAACATGGTCCAAGGGATACAAAGATGGATATTCTGCCTGTTCCAGTCCCTCAGCTTCCAGGGACTCTGCATCACTGTAATTAAGGGATAATCCAGAGTCCGATTCCAGATCTTCTTGGAGCTTGCAAGGTCCCTGTGGTCCATAGCCATTAGTCAGCTCCCTCCCCAACATCATCCCTGGCATCCCTTTATATCCGCCCAGCATAGCAgatcctggaggctccagagagGAAGAGATCAGCATGCCGGTGTAACTGTAAAGTGTACAAGAAGCAGGCAGGTTTTCTGGGTAGGAATGGTCATAAGCTGCAGTAGTAGGGTGATTGTAATTGGAAACAGAACCCTCGCCCATCCCTGCACACGGCCCGTAGCTAGAGGATGGTACCACCTGTTGGGAATGACCACATAAAGCTGGATCGTAGCAACTCTCGGCTGGCATATCAAGACCCTGcaggaagggggagaaaaaaggtTGAGagaattcctctcttctttcccgcTCACCCCTCAAGCAAAGAATTCGGAAAATGCACAAGTGAGGCAGTCAAACTCAAGGAATTTCTGACGGCATGCCCAGGCTGTTTTCTGACAGTCAATCTTGTATATCCTAATCCAGTCtcaaaattctattttttccctCTACTCTCACTAAATCGCAAGTGTTTCCCAATACCTTTttccaaaagaaatatttaaaaactttcAGGTTTTTCTAGAAATGTGCTTTGTCTGTTTAGCTATTGACTTAACTATATCATTGTAACATAAATGGCACTACCCAAACCGAGCATCTACTTCTTCCTATGTAATGTTCTTATCGCTGAAAGGTGGGATGGGGGGGGAGCAAAGAAAAGGGGCACTCAAAAGGACTGTGCAGGTGCCGAGCCCCTTAAGATGGGTTGATAACATTCCCCTCCAAGAACAAAAGAATGATTCATCCCCATCGGACAGATCCCCCATTGTACATGGTTTCCCCCACCTCACTTCTCCCCAGGGTTTGCTATTGAATGGGGGCAGTGTTGGGAGATTCAAGATTTAAAAGGCAGATGGATGTAATGGATACCTGCCACCCTGCAACTTCGATTCAGTACACTCCTCTGTAGAGGGACTAACCTCCACAAATGCATATTTTGTAGCTGTGGGATGGGCTCCACCCATTCCACTGAGTACTTCAACAGTATACTGTTCAGCCAACCTGGCAGCCAGTATCGTGAactaaacagatatgttttcagttctttTGAGTCGTCTCACGAAATAATTACTGTAAACATATCTTGGGACTGTAACTGAATAGTGAAGCGCCATACTGGAAACATTCAGCGCCTCGGCCATCATTAGACCTCtgctatgaaaaagaaatatggaagattgttgttatggaaaaaatggaagcaTAAAGGATGAGAAATGTTGGGCTATACTAGAAAAGTCACCTTTGATTCAGTTTGGGAAACGCTTATCCTTTTTGCAAAACATTCACAGGTCAAATCAGCCAACAATTatttgtgatggcaaacctatggcacgtgtgccacaggtggcatgcatagccataccggtgggcacgcaagctcagctctggcgcacatgcgcatgccagccagctgattttcgggccttctgggcccactggaagtagggaaacaggctgtttacaGCTTCTAGAGGGCCTcctggtggggtggggaaggctgattttgccctccccaagctcctagaaagcttggggagcctggggagagagaaaattgtgtcatcacgtgccaggagcggggagggggagggggggtgcgCACGTGCGGGGGTTGGGTACATAGAATTATGCGCATgcgcgtgacacacacacacccggcacgtgatggcaaaaaggttagccatcactgctctagtatATACAAGGCAGCCAGTTTAtttgtggttaagacatcagctagaaaccaagagactgtgagttctagtcctggcttagGCACAAAGcaactgggtgatcttggacctaccactcactcactctctgccctgggaaggaggcagtgggaaaccacttctgaaaaacgctTGCAAAAAAGCTGCAGGCAATCTCCAAGAATCGGACATtaatgaaatgaagaaaatgaacaagatatacaaaagttGGAATTTGGATTTGTTCTCTtacatctttttaatatttattcattccCCTGtggtatttttacatttttacattttaattgttGTCTTTATTCTaggttattgtttttaatattttaaatactatttttattaatgttttattatCTGTTGCCAAGTCATAAATTCCTTACCCTGTAACTCTGATTTGCTTTATTttctaagtaaaataaaaattttaaaaaagacagtACAATATTCTGCATATTACATTCTACACTCaaagagtcattggccccgatggagagggtgtgcaacttgggcgtgctcctggatgggcggttgtctttcgaagaccatttgacagccgtctccaggagagctttttatcaggttcgcctgatccgccagttgcgccccttcctggaccgggatgccctatgcacggtcactcatgctctcgttacctctcgtctggactattgcaatgctctctacatggggctccccttgaggagcacccggagactccagttagtccagaatgcggctgcgcgggttattgagggagcagttcggagctcccatgtaacacctatcctgcgcagactgcactggctgcctgttgtcttccgggtgcgcttcaaggtattagttactacctttaaagcgcttcatggcttaggaccgggatacctacgggaccgtctactgccaacatctatctcccaacgaccagtgcactctcacagagaggggctcctcagagtgccgtcagccaagcaatgttggctggcggcgcccagggggagggccttctctgtgggggctcctaccctatggaacgagcttccccctggactccgacaaatacctgaccttgggaccttccgccgcgaacttaaaacctacttatttcgtcttgctggactcgcttaaattttaaattatcaaattgattttatgggttttaaattttttgtaaattttagagggtaatattttatctataagtagctatatcaaataggttttttaagggttgtttttagttttgtattgttgtttttagttttgtattgttgttttctttctgtattttattcttggctgtacaccgccctgagtccttcgggagaagggcggtctataaataaaaatattctattctattctattctaaagcctgAAAACGTGGCTATTCACTCAGGTCTGGGAATCAGAATGTGTTAAGGGCCTTGTTTCTTGACTCTGTTAATTGAGTAATTATCTTGGCTGCTATTGATATTTATTTTCTGGACGTTTTTactcttttgtttttaattattttataaatttagaATTGTAaccgcccagagtcacttggttgttaaattgaaagaaggaatgaaggaatatCAACCTGGAAATGAAGGCCATTGACTTAAATTATTCCCAAGAAAATGTGGGCAAGATAGTTTAAAACCATCTGGAAGTTTCCTTAATGCTGTCATCATGTCTACAAAATGTATACTGCACTTGCCCTGGATGAAACAAAAGGACTCATCGGTAAGTTGAAAATATAAATCTTACACTGAAAAGTAGAACAGCTGCCTAATTTTGCTGAACGTTAAATCCCTGTACCTTTTAGGAAACTTGCTGTAGCTATTGGTGAAAGGTGGTTGGGAGTTCAGTCATTAACAAAAAGATGACATTCTAGATTGAGACTGACCTAAATAATTTGAACTATTAGCATGTTAAGGCTATAAAAGTTTGCAGAAGTACCAAATGAAATATACAATTtcttctaaaaggaaaaaaaatgttgtgagCAGGAAGACCAAAGCAAGCAATATGCAGCTACACCATTGAGTTCAGGGTTTTAAGACTAGAGAAGTGGTTTTTCTAATAAAGGTGTGTTCAATCAGAAAACTTTATAGTTGGTAAATCACTCTTTTTATCTTGCCCATTGCAGAATCTCGGTATGGCAGATTTTGCTCTTGGTTTTGCTCCTCTTTTCTTTAGCTTTACACAGCTGGCTGCcagggaaaagggagaaaattcTTGCCAAAGATCTGAATGAATCACTTTATACCAGGCCAAGGGTTGCAAATTGATACCTGGTAGAGAAggcaagggaagaagaagaaataaagatcCACTTCCTGCAAGAGACACTGTTTGTCTGTTTtgtttattattacatttaagGGCTGTCCAAATCCCATTGCAAATATTACAGCTGGGTTCAGACATTATATTAGCCATCATGTTTTTGCCACTTGACTAAGGACAAAACATGGACCAAGCCACTTGATAGCCAGTTAGTGACAAGCGAAATCAATAGAGAAGCCAGCAGTAAAATTGCAAGATACAGTCACATGATGTCTTGCTTGTCGGAGGTGGAGTTGCAGGTCCCAGATTTGGTTGTTAAACAAGGTCTGACTCTTATGAACAAATCTTCTTCACTTTGCTCCTTCCTTCCCCGTTGCCTTGCTCTATGCAGCAAGCTCTTATTTTAGCTACTGTGTTGACTATTGTCGATATGTCCAACCTATCTTCCTCAAAGCTGTTCAAATAATAACATATTCTGTCCGTCCCATGCTTACCTGCAATTCTGAGATTGAGAGAATCTCTTGCCAGGTTAGCTCCATTTCCCCCTGTGAGCAAGCTTCCCCCCCTGCCAGGGGGTTGTACAAAGGGAGGAAGGTACTCCGAGTCCATCCCTGTTGAGGTGGGCAGGGGGACATCTTATCAGGTCGACTTCTGCCCAGTGTCTGCTCCAGCAAGGTGCCTCCAAAATTAGCCGTGGCAGCTAAGTTCTGTTATAGAAAAAAGGATAAACGATTAGATTTGACCGTCTTGAATAGTTCAGTCTAGTCGTTTTTCTCTCTTGCTTACATTACATTAAACTGAGTTAAGCCTCAATCTACTAATCAGCTGTTTTAAAAACTATTGGCTGATTGCAGATTATGGTTAGTCATGAAATCAATACATACATTCTAGTATCTACAGTCTGTATCTATTCTTACTATTTGATTATGATTTTTGTCATCTTCCTGAGGCTGTGTAAAGTTAAAAACACATTATTTACAATACAGCAAGGGCATCACACTCATGTCGTCACGTTGTTGCCATGTGACATATTGCGACTTTtccctcctttgctaaactggggggtgggtgggcgtggaaCTTAACACTTCTTTTACATTGTCAAAATGTATGAGATGCatgaggaaaaaaaccaaaaccaactaGATTGGGCTTTGATTAAttcagtttcaaatttttttactaccggttctgtgggtgtggcttggtgggtgtggcttggtaggcacggcaggggaaggatactgtaaaatctccattcccaccccactccagggaaggttactgcaaaatccccatttcctcccgatcagctgggacttgtgaggcagagaatagatgggggccagtcagaatttttactacggttctcaaaatttccgctactggttctccagaactggtcagaacctactgaaacccacctctgattcacctgcatgcgtgcgcacacacacatgcgttcttttttgtatcattttgGTTAGTTATAAGGTATCTGAGAAGTGTTAACCAACTAAACAAACTAATAGACAATCAGAGCCTGAATCGTATAAATCCTGCAGCCAATATAACTGAGCAGAGCACAGAGTACAACTATAACAGTGATGTCTAGCCTTTTTGCCgttcgtgccaaaagtggggggagcatggaggAGTTGCGctcacacgtgcccacacccataattcaatgcaccccatgCACCCATGTATGTGTGCGCAACCCCCTTACAcggcccccacttttggcatgcagtggtacggtgggcccagtagatccgtttttccccctccccaggctccaaagcctttctaggagcctggggagggcaaaaacggccttccccagccctcggaggccctctggaggccagaaacagcctgtttcctgacttccggtaggcctggaaggcctgaaaatcagatggccagggtgcacatgcacaccagagctgagatagggcaacactcgcgtgcccaccaatatggctccgcgggCCGcctgtggcacccgtgccataggttcaccatcatggaattATAGCATGGCAGTGGACACCACTGCAAAAGAGACTTACTTTTCTATATTTGTTGGATTTTCAGTGAACCACCCAGCATGGTTTTCTTGGCTACTGGAAGGGCTGCTCAAGACTACTCTTGAAGCAGGCTAAACAAATTGCTCAGCAGCCTGCTcttttttatgtatttgttaCATTATATTCACACACTACTTTTCCTCCAGGTGTTCAGGGGAGTATACAAGGTGCCCTAACCTCcagtgtttttcacacaacccaaTAAAATAGACCAGACTAAATGAGAATGGCTacttcaaagtcacccagacttTAGTGAGCTTCTATGGCTGACAGTGAATTTGCTTGAGAGCTGACGCCAGCTAGCCCAAAAGGAAACAGGCTTAAgaccagacaaaaatattacaaaaCATTGTGAATGTGTGGTTAACATCCAAAGCTGAGAAAGAGATGGCAAAAGAGTTGTTGCCAATTTAAAATGAGAGGAGATGAAGAAAGGGgaaatccagatgaccactagatggcaaccaAGAGTTAGAGGGTTTTTTAcatctttttgctgccatctggtgaTTACTAAGTGGTGAGTTGTCGGCTGCACCCAAAACACACTTCTGTTTGTTGCTGTGCTCTCTCCCTCTATGCCACCCTAGGCAAACGAAGACCTTGCAGGAGACCACTACCGGATTTGGTTGCTTTAAACACTGAATGCCAAGGTGAGGCCACTTTTGCCGGCATTGACTGTTGCAATACCTTGCCAGTCATCCATAATTCGGATACAGCGGATTGGGCATTCTGCAGAGCCCACCAACCAAAGAGTGCCAACTTAGGGGGAACTAGTCTCTGCTGTAGCCCCGGCTTTGTGAAACATTCTCCCATCGGAGATTAGAAGGGCCCCAAACCTGTTGGCTGAGAAGGCTTTAAAAACCTGGCTGTATACCAGGGCTTTGGACTCAGAATATGTCAAGAGCTACATTTCTCGTATTCATTATTAATTGGCTAATTATCTTGGCTgctgtgtgtgtttattttttggatgtttttattgcttttcattgttttaactgttttatagttttagaattgtaaactgcccagaatcgCTTGGCTGAGATGAGctactatagaaattgaataaacaaacaaacgaacaatgCCAATGGTTATCACTAAGCTGCCTCTGTCTCTCCTTTCTACACAAATCAAGGGCTGAACAGGTACTTGACATTTGCCTGCAGACTGCAATGGACAGGATGAGGTTCAATAAACTGAAGCTGAATCCAGACAACCAATCACAAGTCACAAGCCTGGATATTAGGAAGGTAGCCTGTTCTGGATGAAGTAACGCTGTCTCCTGAAAATCAAGTATAATGTGAGGAGCTAGCTAAAGGAAGATCCAGTTTGAAAATGAGTTTGATATTTTCCACCCAGGACTGTGGAGAAAAACAGATATCTCCTAGGATATTCCAATAAGGAGAAGCCACTGAGCAGTGACTCAGAATGCTGCTGGCTGCTCTGGTCTACAGTCCTTCTCCCTCTTGTTCatattctctagagcaggggtctccaaccttgtcaactttaagacttgtggacttcaactcccagaattcctcagccagctttgcttttcaattctgggagctgaagtccacaagtcttaaagttgacaaggttggagacccctgctgtagagtggGGCATGTGCACAAAAACACACAGATGTGAGatgcttgatgctctctgagcttgggtgttTTCTGGCAGTCATTTCACTATCCAAACtacataatatcatcagtgccagtggtggattctaaccagttttaccaccagtttgcatGGCGCGTGTGCTTTGTGCACGATCGCTGCAAAGCTGCGTTTCATGCAAGcgcattgagtaaaaaaaaacagctgaggcatggcaatccactctgccgcaccTTACAGCTGAGctgaaaacaaaggaataaaggtaggtatagcgcaggggcggggGGCGGGCCCAGCTGATGTTAGGAGCGAACCGATtcgctctcatatcaagatttccactaccggctctcccaaaccggggagaaccagtagcaactcaccactgatcagtgctagtaaggagtgggagTCTGTTGGGGTAAGTTCAGACTTAATGGACAGACCAATTAACCgtaatttcaactgggaaactgtgaccatcctagacctagccaagtccaaaaaacactagggaatttctagaagcctggcattcTGGCAAAGTAAGCCATCAATAAACACATAGACACAAACAATATCTACATACTATGCAAAAGAGTccatcaacaagccaaaaagggaatAAAAACATCTCCCCACCAGCTATCAGCACTTAGTCAAATtcccggcccgtgggctggatgcgtcatgtgctcaccaggcccatgcctggtttagcgaagggggaaaaagtccctatatgtcatgtgatgccgccatgatgatgtgagttagACACCCCCTGACCTAGATGAATATAGATTatctccaagattaacatcagaccaacaatcaaaaaGTTCCCCGATCAAGGAACTGCAAAACAAGCCAAcacccaaccaaagaacctcaaAGACCATGCTCGCCAACACCGACAGGGCAAGCCATtagaatataaagtgagagcaatCCCCACTCCTttctcgcactgatgatgttatctagttttggtaatgaagcatctgcaagaaagcagtcaagctcagagagcaccaaggagcccacatttcaatcctgaactacaaatattttcttttattggatACACAGATGCAGAACAAGAAAGCAAAACAGAAACACCCAGAGCGCATTAATTTATTACACAGATGAAATACAGAAACCTTTTATGGCCACTTTTATGGTTAAAAGGGTTGGAAAAAAATTCCGGAAGCTCTACTCTGTGGATTTTCTATACTTTCTTCATTCTCACTCTACTAGTCTCATCCCCTAGCCCGAATAATGGCGAGGGAGATTTCTCTAGGGGGCAGTAGAATGGAACAGTTTACCACTTTCTGGATGAttttcagaaacttttttttcctttgtccctGCCTCCATGTCTTAGTCCCAATTTGGCAAGGGTGGGATTGCCCATCTGGTCCCCGATAAGCTGCTGTGTTTCTTCCCCTTACCTCTGCAGCAGCCCTGTGAATCTGCAGTGTGCAGCTGCCTGGATCAGACATTCATGAAGCCACAAGGATGCCAAGTTTCTTCCTGCAAGAGACAGATAACAACCTTCGTATCAGTCCTAGGGTTTGTCCAGAAAAGTGTTggagaggtatttttttttttaaaaaaaatgtgtgtgggGTGTTTTGTCAACCGCTCATCAATCAAGAGCTCTGGGTCCACaattttattcattattaaaaATCATGTAAAGTACAGGCTGAGCTCATCGCTACAGAACAAGAACAGTTTGAGGGAGAATGTGGCAGAATGCAACAAAAAGAGCTGGAATGATAGTAGCCCAATcctttacaccaggggtctccaaccttggtccctttaagacttgtgtacttcaactcccagagttcctgggactctgggagggactctgggagtcccAGTtcctgggactctgggagttgaagtacacaagtcttaaagggaccaaggttgaagacccttgCTTTACACCATCTTCACaccatgtctagtcttatgaaaagaaggactaggggagacatgataacagtgttccaatatctcaggggttgccacaaagaagagagagtcaaactattctccaaagcacctgagggtagaacaagaagcaacgggtggaaactagtcaaggagagaagcaatttagaactgaggagaaatttcctgactgtcagaacaattaataagtggaacaacttgcctgcagaagttatgaatgctccaacactggaaatttttaggaagatgttggataacaatttgt
This genomic window from Ahaetulla prasina isolate Xishuangbanna chromosome 2, ASM2864084v1, whole genome shotgun sequence contains:
- the NFE2 gene encoding transcription factor NF-E2 45 kDa subunit encodes the protein MSDPGSCTLQIHRAAAENLAATANFGGTLLEQTLGRSRPDKMSPCPPQQGWTRSTFLPLYNPLAGGEACSQGEMELTWQEILSISELQGLDMPAESCYDPALCGHSQQVVPSSSYGPCAGMGEGSVSNYNHPTTAAYDHSYPENLPASCTLYSYTGMLISSSLEPPGSAMLGGYKGMPGMMLGRELTNGYGPQGPCKLQEDLESDSGLSLNYSDAESLEAEGLEQAEYPSLYPLDHVPAYPPLAPVPEMPFPEHHPEHSLEKGQSPRGELVGNRDERRAHAMKIPFPVEKIINLPVDDFNELLSRFPLSEPQLALIRDIRRRGKNKVAAQNCRKRKLETLVHLEQELDELSRERQRLLQDRGEFNRSLTLTKQKLGALYHQVFCMLRDEAGNAYSPDEYVLQLTIDGGVFLVPRNKQPESANG